From one Lycium ferocissimum isolate CSIRO_LF1 chromosome 7, AGI_CSIRO_Lferr_CH_V1, whole genome shotgun sequence genomic stretch:
- the LOC132063790 gene encoding uncharacterized protein LOC132063790 isoform X3 → MGEREEWAEPSGLLPNGLVADAGPVVGVLDSERWSKAEERTAELIACIKPNQPSEERRNAVADYVQRLIMKCFPCQVFTFGSVPLKTYLPDGDIDLTAFSNNQSLKDTWAHQVRDMLEKEEKNENAEFHVKEVQYIQAEVKLIKCLVENIVVDISFNQLGGLCTLCFLEEVDHLINQSHLFKRSIILIKAWCYYESRLLGAHHGLISTYALETLVLYIFHVFNNSFAGPLEVLYRFLEFFSNFDWDNFCVSLWGPVPISSLPDVTAEPPRKDAGELLLSKLFLDACSSVYAVFPGGQENQGQPFVSKYFNVIDPLRVNNNLGRSVSKGNFYRIRSAFGFGAKRLARLLDCPKENLIYEVNQFFMNTWERHGSGQRPDAPEAELSRLRLSTPDDIPDSQNFRVNPSGKKVRKVEGANPLNVSSQHGNHSSGTFSRMNDSSVSSYTENQKSHGNLSNSRVTDQVQTEATSSQVSHTDKIQRESKSDQVVNDIQGRFVFARTRSSPELTDTYGDSNNQGRRGRAPEIAKTQPTPMRQDSSYKRRNQGSENVAGQSGRSLNDNTPSVRHVPSHQSHDPVTESNGGSNSFHRESSIDVLNEELSSTNGTQWMHQEEQDLVNMMASTSMHGFNGQVHFPFNWASAQLPFPISPSVLTSMGYNQRNTPGVPTNIPFMDPAFLNMQFPHGLISPHFNQYFPGLGLNPTSEDPIDRNNENFSPMEMNSGEAENDFWQEPDAGSSVGFDPEYGNYETLQSDFKQQSIHSGFNFVPSSWVTGSGNSLGAQQKYMKEKRGPIGEEHDNIQFQDSRVNDIYAEERMASSRFSSSAHSSSMRSKTSSESSWDGSSAKSTKSTRERRGKKTGAAEPTSGYGKGKMMSDHVSDQAEDEDQDWNSVSNVGTEMAERIQGPQSVISMHLARHVPEHEVAQTSGSDPMMPIAPMLIGPGSRQRMTDNSGVIAFYPTGPPVPFLTMLPIYNIPPEAGTPDSSTSPLGGEECLDHSDSGQNFDTSEGVLDHSEDLTPSSSFRGATSIEAPDEHRPDILNSDFASHWQNLQYGRFCQNPRHPGQLVYPSPVMVPPVYLQGRFPWDGPGRPHSANMNHFTQLTSYGPRALPIAPLQSASNRPPNVFQRYVDEIPRFRSGTGTYLPNPKVSVRDRHSSNTRRGNYNYERNDNHVDRESNWTMNPKSRAGGRNYNRSQSEKSNSRGDRLASNDSRADRSWSSHRHDSVPSYLSQNGQLRGNSSHSGPLPNVAYGMYPLTAMRPSGVTSNGPGGSPVVMLYPSDHDAGYGPHGEQLEFGSLGRPAGVNEQSQPGEGNRQRGAFEEQRFHAVSGQRSSPDQPSSPRHERRI, encoded by the exons ATGGGAGAACGTGAGGAATGGGCAGAGCCAAGTGGGCTATTGCCAAATGGATTAGTGGCAGATGCGGGGCCCGTTGTCGGAGTCCTCGACTCTGAGAGATGGTCAAAGGCTGAGGAAAGGACTGCAGAGCTTATTGCCTGCATTAAGCCTAACCAACCATCCGAGGAGCGTAGAAATGCTGTTGCTGATTACGTCCAGCGGCTCATCATGAAGTGTTTCCCATGTCAG GTTTTTACATTTGGCTCAGTACCCTTGAAGACTTATCTTCCCGATGGGGACATTGATTTAACTGCCTTCAGTAACAACCAAAGTTTAAAAGACACATGGGCTCATCAGGTTCGTGATATGCTagagaaggaggagaaaaatgaaaatgctGAATTTCATGTTAAGGAGGTTCAGTACATTCAGGCAGAA GTGAAGTTAATTAAATGTTTAGTTGAAAATATCGTGGTTGACATATCTTTCAATCAGCTAGGGGGTCTATGTACCCTTTGCTTCCTGGAGGAG GTTGATCACCTGATAAACCAGAGTCATTTATTTAAGCGCAGCATTATCTTGATTAAGGCATGGTGTTATTATGAGAGCCGTTTACTGGGTGCTCATCACGGTCTCATTTCAACTTATGCCTTGGAAACATTAGTTCTTTACATATTTCATGTGTTCAACAATTCCTTTGCTGGGCCACTTGAG GTCCTTTACCGCTTCTTGGAGTTCTTCAGCAACTTCGATTGGGACAACTTTTGTGTTAGTTTATGGGGTCCTGTGCCAATCAGTTCACTTCCTGATGTCACTG CGGAACCTCCTCGCAAAGATGCTGGAGAATTGCTTCTCAGTAAATTGTTTCTTGATGCCTGTAGCTCCGTCTATGCTGTTTTTCCTGGTGGGCAGGAAAACCAAGGGCAACCTTTTGTGTCTAAATATTTTAATGTGATCGATCCTTTACGAGTAAACAACAACCTTGGCCGTAGTGTGAGTAAAG GTAACTTTTATAGGATACGGAGTGCGTTCGGATTTGGTGCCAAAAGGCTGGCAAGATTACTGGACTGCCCCAAAGAAAATCTAATTTATGAGGTAAACCAGTTTTTTATGAATACATGGGAGAGGCATGGCAGTGGCCAAAGGCCTGATGCCCCAGAGGCAGAATTGTCACGCCTAAGATTGTCAACACCAGATGACATACCGGACTCTCAGAATTTTAGGGTCAACCCCAGTGGGAAAAAGGTGAGGAAGGTGGAGGGAGCCAATCCACTGAATGTTTCTTCTCAACATGGTAATCACTCTTCTGGAACCTTCTCTAGAATGAATGATTCTTCTGTGTCCTCTTATACTGAAAACCAAAAGAGCCATGGCAATTTGAGCAACTCAAGGGTTACTGATCAAGTGCAGACGGAAGCCACTTCCTCTCAGGTTTCACATACCGACAAAATCCAGAGAGAATCAAAATCTGATCAAGTAGTGAATGATATCCAGGGTAGGTTTGTTTTTGCCAGAACGCGGTCTAGTCCTGAGCTTACAGACACCTATGGTGACAGTAACAATCAAGGAAGGCGTGGAAGAGCTCCAGAGATTGCAAAAACGCAACCCACTCCGATGAGGCAGGACAGCAGTTATAAGAGGAGGAACCAAGGATCTGAAAATGTAGCAGGTCAGAGCGGTCGATCTTTAAATGATAACACGCCATCTGTCAGACACGTTCCATCCCATCAGAGTCATGATCCTGTCACCGAATCTAACGGTGGATCAAATAGCTTTCACCGAGAATCAAGCATTGATGTTCTGAATGAAGAGCTCTCATCCACTAATGGGACACAATGGATGCATCAGGAAGAGCAAGATCTTGTGAACATGATGGCATCTACTTCAATGCATGGATTTAATGGGCAAGttcattttccttttaactGGGCTTCAGCTCAATTACCTTTTCCTATCTCTCCTTCAGTTCTTACTTCTATGGGTTATAATCAACGAAATACGCCAGGAGTTCCCACTAATATTCCTTTTATGGATCCTGCATTCTTGAACATGCAATTTCCGCATGGTTTGATTTCACCCCATTTCAACCAGTACTTCCCAGGCCTCGGGTTGAATCCAACTTCTGAAGATCCAATTGACCgcaataatgaaaattttagccCTATGGAGATGAACTCAGGCGAGGCAGAAAATGATTTCTGGCAAGAGCCAGATGCTGGCTCCAGTGTTGGATTTGACCCAGAATATGGAAATTATGAAACACTTCAATCTGATTTTAAGCAACAGTCTATACATTCAGGTTTTAACTTTGTTCCTTCATCTTGGGTTACTGGCTCCGGCAACTCTCTGGGAGCTCAGCAGAAGTATATGAAGGAAAAACGTGGGCCAATTGGGGAAGAACATGATAATATTCAGTTTCAGGATAGCAGAGTGAATGACATTTATGCTGAAGAAAGGATGGCAAGTTCCAGGTTCTCATCCAGTGCTCATAGTAGTTCTATGAGAAGTAAAACCTCTTCTGAGAGTTCTTGGGATGGGTCTTCTGCTAAAAGCACAAAGTCAACAAGGGAAAGGCGGGGAAAGAAAACAGGTGCTGCAGAGCCAACTAGTGGTTATGGAAAAGGTAAAATGATGTCTGACCACGTGTCAGATCAAGCTGAGGATGAAGATCAGGATTGGAATTCTGTGTCAAACGTGGGTACTGAAATGGCTGAGAGAATCCAAGGACCTCAATCTGTTATTTCCATGCACCTTGCAAGGCATGTGCCTGAACATGAAGTTGCTCAGACAAGTGGATCGGACCCAATGATGCCCATTGCACCAATGCTTATTGGGCCTGGTTCTCGGCAAAGAATGACTGATAATTCTGGGGTTATTGCATTTTATCCCACTGGGCCACCAGTTCCATTTCTAACTATGCTTCCAATATACAATATTCCACCTGAGGCAGGAACACCTGATTCTTCAACAAGCCCTTTAGGAGGAGAAGAATGCTTAGATCATAGTGATTCAGGCCAGAACTTTGATACGTCTGAGGGAGTACTTGACCACTCTGAAGATTTAACTCCATCCAGTTCTTTTAGAGGGGCTACTTCTATTGAGGCACCTGATGAACACAGGCCCGATATACTTAACAGTGACTTTGCTAGTCACTGGCAAAACTTGCAATATGGAAGGTTTTGCCAAAACCCTAGACATCCTGGACAACTTGTTTATCCTTCTCCTGTAATGGTACCACCTGTATATTTACAGGGTCGTTTCCCATGGGATGGTCCTGGACGACCTCATTCAGCGAACATGAACCACTTTACTCAGCTGACGAGCTATGGTCCTCGTGCATTGCCCATTGCACCTCTACAGTCTGCTTCTAATAGACCTCCTAATGTGTTTCAACGGTATGTTGATGAGATACCAAGATTCCGCAGCGGGACAGGGACGTACCTGCCAAATCCT AAGGTTTCAGTTAGGGATCGGCACTCATCTAATACAAGAAGGGGGAATTACAACTATGAGAGAAACGATAACCATGTGGACAGAGAGTCGAATTGGACTATGAATCCAAAATCTCGTGCTGGTGGGCGCAATTACAACCGCAGCCAATCTGAGAAATCAAACTCAAGAGGGGATCGGTTGGCATCCAATGATAGCCGGGCAGACAGATCATGGAGCTCACATAGGCATGACTCCGTTCCTTCTTACCTGTCCCAAAATGGTCAATTGCGTGGAAACTCAAGCCATAGTGGCCCTCTTCCTAATGTGGCATATGGCATGTATCCTTTAACAGCAATGAGACCAAGTGGAGTGACTTCAAATGGACCTGGTGGATCCCCTGTTGTAATGCTCTATCCATCTGACCACGATGCCGGTTATGGTCCACATGGAGAACAGCTTGAGTTTGGGTCTCTGGGTCGTCCAGCAGGTGTAAATGAACAATCTCAGCCAGGTGAGGGAAATCGTCAACGGGGAGCATTTGAGGAACAGAGATTTCATGCAGTTTCTGGGCAACGGTCTTCTCCAGATCAACCATCTTCACCTCGTCATGAAAG GAGGATTTAA
- the LOC132063790 gene encoding uncharacterized protein LOC132063790 isoform X4, with product MGEREEWAEPSGLLPNGLVADAGPVVGVLDSERWSKAEERTAELIACIKPNQPSEERRNAVADYVQRLIMKCFPCQVFTFGSVPLKTYLPDGDIDLTAFSNNQSLKDTWAHQVRDMLEKEEKNENAEFHVKEVQYIQAEVKLIKCLVENIVVDISFNQLGGLCTLCFLEEVDHLINQSHLFKRSIILIKAWCYYESRLLGAHHGLISTYALETLVLYIFHVFNNSFAGPLEVLYRFLEFFSNFDWDNFCVSLWGPVPISSLPDVTAEPPRKDAGELLLSKLFLDACSSVYAVFPGGQENQGQPFVSKYFNVIDPLRVNNNLGRSVSKGNFYRIRSAFGFGAKRLARLLDCPKENLIYEVNQFFMNTWERHGSGQRPDAPEAELSRLRLSTPDDIPDSQNFRVNPSGKKVRKVEGANPLNVSSQHGNHSSGTFSRMNDSSVSSYTENQKSHGNLSNSRVTDQVQTEATSSQVSHTDKIQRESKSDQVVNDIQGRFVFARTRSSPELTDTYGDSNNQGRRGRAPEIAKTQPTPMRQDSSYKRRNQGSENVAGQSGRSLNDNTPSVRHVPSHQSHDPVTESNGGSNSFHRESSIDVLNEELSSTNGTQWMHQEEQDLVNMMASTSMHGFNGQVHFPFNWASAQLPFPISPSVLTSMGYNQRNTPGVPTNIPFMDPAFLNMQFPHGLISPHFNQYFPGLGLNPTSEDPIDRNNENFSPMEMNSGEAENDFWQEPDAGSSVGFDPEYGNYETLQSDFKQQSIHSGFNFVPSSWVTGSGNSLGAQQKYMKEKRGPIGEEHDNIQFQDSRVNDIYAEERMASSRFSSSAHSSSMRSKTSSESSWDGSSAKSTKSTRERRGKKTGAAEPTSGYGKGKMMSDHVSDQAEDEDQDWNSVSNVGTEMAERIQGPQSVISMHLARHVPEHEVAQTSGSDPMMPIAPMLIGPGSRQRMTDNSGVIAFYPTGPPVPFLTMLPIYNIPPEAGTPDSSTSPLGGEECLDHSDSGQNFDTSEGVLDHSEDLTPSSSFRGATSIEAPDEHRPDILNSDFASHWQNLQYGRFCQNPRHPGQLVYPSPVMVPPVYLQGRFPWDGPGRPHSANMNHFTQLTSYGPRALPIAPLQSASNRPPNVFQRYVDEIPRFRSGTGTYLPNPKVSVRDRHSSNTRRGNYNYERNDNHVDRESNWTMNPKSRAGGRNYNRSQSEKSNSRGDRLASNDSRADRSWSSHRHDSVPSYLSQNGQLRGNSSHSGPLPNVAYGMYPLTAMRPSGVTSNGPGGSPVVMLYPSDHDAGYGPHGEQLEFGSLGRPAGVNEQSQPGEGNRQRGAFEEQRFHAVSGQRSSPDQPSSPRHER from the exons ATGGGAGAACGTGAGGAATGGGCAGAGCCAAGTGGGCTATTGCCAAATGGATTAGTGGCAGATGCGGGGCCCGTTGTCGGAGTCCTCGACTCTGAGAGATGGTCAAAGGCTGAGGAAAGGACTGCAGAGCTTATTGCCTGCATTAAGCCTAACCAACCATCCGAGGAGCGTAGAAATGCTGTTGCTGATTACGTCCAGCGGCTCATCATGAAGTGTTTCCCATGTCAG GTTTTTACATTTGGCTCAGTACCCTTGAAGACTTATCTTCCCGATGGGGACATTGATTTAACTGCCTTCAGTAACAACCAAAGTTTAAAAGACACATGGGCTCATCAGGTTCGTGATATGCTagagaaggaggagaaaaatgaaaatgctGAATTTCATGTTAAGGAGGTTCAGTACATTCAGGCAGAA GTGAAGTTAATTAAATGTTTAGTTGAAAATATCGTGGTTGACATATCTTTCAATCAGCTAGGGGGTCTATGTACCCTTTGCTTCCTGGAGGAG GTTGATCACCTGATAAACCAGAGTCATTTATTTAAGCGCAGCATTATCTTGATTAAGGCATGGTGTTATTATGAGAGCCGTTTACTGGGTGCTCATCACGGTCTCATTTCAACTTATGCCTTGGAAACATTAGTTCTTTACATATTTCATGTGTTCAACAATTCCTTTGCTGGGCCACTTGAG GTCCTTTACCGCTTCTTGGAGTTCTTCAGCAACTTCGATTGGGACAACTTTTGTGTTAGTTTATGGGGTCCTGTGCCAATCAGTTCACTTCCTGATGTCACTG CGGAACCTCCTCGCAAAGATGCTGGAGAATTGCTTCTCAGTAAATTGTTTCTTGATGCCTGTAGCTCCGTCTATGCTGTTTTTCCTGGTGGGCAGGAAAACCAAGGGCAACCTTTTGTGTCTAAATATTTTAATGTGATCGATCCTTTACGAGTAAACAACAACCTTGGCCGTAGTGTGAGTAAAG GTAACTTTTATAGGATACGGAGTGCGTTCGGATTTGGTGCCAAAAGGCTGGCAAGATTACTGGACTGCCCCAAAGAAAATCTAATTTATGAGGTAAACCAGTTTTTTATGAATACATGGGAGAGGCATGGCAGTGGCCAAAGGCCTGATGCCCCAGAGGCAGAATTGTCACGCCTAAGATTGTCAACACCAGATGACATACCGGACTCTCAGAATTTTAGGGTCAACCCCAGTGGGAAAAAGGTGAGGAAGGTGGAGGGAGCCAATCCACTGAATGTTTCTTCTCAACATGGTAATCACTCTTCTGGAACCTTCTCTAGAATGAATGATTCTTCTGTGTCCTCTTATACTGAAAACCAAAAGAGCCATGGCAATTTGAGCAACTCAAGGGTTACTGATCAAGTGCAGACGGAAGCCACTTCCTCTCAGGTTTCACATACCGACAAAATCCAGAGAGAATCAAAATCTGATCAAGTAGTGAATGATATCCAGGGTAGGTTTGTTTTTGCCAGAACGCGGTCTAGTCCTGAGCTTACAGACACCTATGGTGACAGTAACAATCAAGGAAGGCGTGGAAGAGCTCCAGAGATTGCAAAAACGCAACCCACTCCGATGAGGCAGGACAGCAGTTATAAGAGGAGGAACCAAGGATCTGAAAATGTAGCAGGTCAGAGCGGTCGATCTTTAAATGATAACACGCCATCTGTCAGACACGTTCCATCCCATCAGAGTCATGATCCTGTCACCGAATCTAACGGTGGATCAAATAGCTTTCACCGAGAATCAAGCATTGATGTTCTGAATGAAGAGCTCTCATCCACTAATGGGACACAATGGATGCATCAGGAAGAGCAAGATCTTGTGAACATGATGGCATCTACTTCAATGCATGGATTTAATGGGCAAGttcattttccttttaactGGGCTTCAGCTCAATTACCTTTTCCTATCTCTCCTTCAGTTCTTACTTCTATGGGTTATAATCAACGAAATACGCCAGGAGTTCCCACTAATATTCCTTTTATGGATCCTGCATTCTTGAACATGCAATTTCCGCATGGTTTGATTTCACCCCATTTCAACCAGTACTTCCCAGGCCTCGGGTTGAATCCAACTTCTGAAGATCCAATTGACCgcaataatgaaaattttagccCTATGGAGATGAACTCAGGCGAGGCAGAAAATGATTTCTGGCAAGAGCCAGATGCTGGCTCCAGTGTTGGATTTGACCCAGAATATGGAAATTATGAAACACTTCAATCTGATTTTAAGCAACAGTCTATACATTCAGGTTTTAACTTTGTTCCTTCATCTTGGGTTACTGGCTCCGGCAACTCTCTGGGAGCTCAGCAGAAGTATATGAAGGAAAAACGTGGGCCAATTGGGGAAGAACATGATAATATTCAGTTTCAGGATAGCAGAGTGAATGACATTTATGCTGAAGAAAGGATGGCAAGTTCCAGGTTCTCATCCAGTGCTCATAGTAGTTCTATGAGAAGTAAAACCTCTTCTGAGAGTTCTTGGGATGGGTCTTCTGCTAAAAGCACAAAGTCAACAAGGGAAAGGCGGGGAAAGAAAACAGGTGCTGCAGAGCCAACTAGTGGTTATGGAAAAGGTAAAATGATGTCTGACCACGTGTCAGATCAAGCTGAGGATGAAGATCAGGATTGGAATTCTGTGTCAAACGTGGGTACTGAAATGGCTGAGAGAATCCAAGGACCTCAATCTGTTATTTCCATGCACCTTGCAAGGCATGTGCCTGAACATGAAGTTGCTCAGACAAGTGGATCGGACCCAATGATGCCCATTGCACCAATGCTTATTGGGCCTGGTTCTCGGCAAAGAATGACTGATAATTCTGGGGTTATTGCATTTTATCCCACTGGGCCACCAGTTCCATTTCTAACTATGCTTCCAATATACAATATTCCACCTGAGGCAGGAACACCTGATTCTTCAACAAGCCCTTTAGGAGGAGAAGAATGCTTAGATCATAGTGATTCAGGCCAGAACTTTGATACGTCTGAGGGAGTACTTGACCACTCTGAAGATTTAACTCCATCCAGTTCTTTTAGAGGGGCTACTTCTATTGAGGCACCTGATGAACACAGGCCCGATATACTTAACAGTGACTTTGCTAGTCACTGGCAAAACTTGCAATATGGAAGGTTTTGCCAAAACCCTAGACATCCTGGACAACTTGTTTATCCTTCTCCTGTAATGGTACCACCTGTATATTTACAGGGTCGTTTCCCATGGGATGGTCCTGGACGACCTCATTCAGCGAACATGAACCACTTTACTCAGCTGACGAGCTATGGTCCTCGTGCATTGCCCATTGCACCTCTACAGTCTGCTTCTAATAGACCTCCTAATGTGTTTCAACGGTATGTTGATGAGATACCAAGATTCCGCAGCGGGACAGGGACGTACCTGCCAAATCCT AAGGTTTCAGTTAGGGATCGGCACTCATCTAATACAAGAAGGGGGAATTACAACTATGAGAGAAACGATAACCATGTGGACAGAGAGTCGAATTGGACTATGAATCCAAAATCTCGTGCTGGTGGGCGCAATTACAACCGCAGCCAATCTGAGAAATCAAACTCAAGAGGGGATCGGTTGGCATCCAATGATAGCCGGGCAGACAGATCATGGAGCTCACATAGGCATGACTCCGTTCCTTCTTACCTGTCCCAAAATGGTCAATTGCGTGGAAACTCAAGCCATAGTGGCCCTCTTCCTAATGTGGCATATGGCATGTATCCTTTAACAGCAATGAGACCAAGTGGAGTGACTTCAAATGGACCTGGTGGATCCCCTGTTGTAATGCTCTATCCATCTGACCACGATGCCGGTTATGGTCCACATGGAGAACAGCTTGAGTTTGGGTCTCTGGGTCGTCCAGCAGGTGTAAATGAACAATCTCAGCCAGGTGAGGGAAATCGTCAACGGGGAGCATTTGAGGAACAGAGATTTCATGCAGTTTCTGGGCAACGGTCTTCTCCAGATCAACCATCTTCACCTCGTCATGAAAGGTAA